A stretch of the Pseudomonas sp. ACM7 genome encodes the following:
- the crp gene encoding cAMP-activated global transcriptional regulator CRP, with product MVAITPTPKIKNLDKLLMHCQRRRYAAKSNIICAGDRSDTLFFIIKGSVTILIEDDDGREMIIAYLNSGDFFGELGLFEQAGLEQERSAWVRAKIECEVAEISYAKFRELSQQDPDILYVLSGQIAQRLRNTTRKVGDLAFFDVTGRVARCLLELCKQPDAMTHPDGMQIKVTRQEIGRIVGCSREMVGRVLKDLEERNLVDVKGKTMVVFGTR from the coding sequence ATGGTTGCTATTACCCCAACACCCAAAATCAAGAACCTCGACAAGCTGTTGATGCACTGCCAGCGCCGTCGTTATGCGGCCAAAAGCAACATCATTTGTGCCGGTGATCGCTCGGACACGCTGTTCTTCATCATCAAAGGTTCGGTCACCATCCTGATCGAGGATGACGACGGCCGCGAAATGATCATCGCCTACCTGAACTCCGGAGACTTTTTCGGCGAGTTGGGCCTGTTCGAACAGGCCGGCCTGGAACAGGAACGCAGCGCCTGGGTGCGCGCCAAGATCGAATGCGAAGTCGCCGAGATCAGCTACGCGAAATTCCGCGAGCTGTCCCAACAGGATCCAGACATTCTTTACGTGCTCAGCGGACAAATCGCACAGCGCCTGCGCAACACCACCCGCAAAGTAGGTGACCTTGCATTCTTCGACGTCACCGGCCGCGTCGCACGCTGCCTCTTGGAACTGTGCAAGCAGCCAGATGCAATGACCCATCCCGACGGAATGCAGATCAAGGTGACCCGTCAGGAAATCGGGCGGATTGTCGGTTGTTCACGTGAGATGGTCGGTCGCGTACTCAAGGACCTGGAAGAACGCAACCTGGTGGACGTCAAAGGCAAGACCATGGTGGTCTTCGGTACGCGCTAA
- a CDS encoding OsmC family protein, with the protein MKARIQWAGEAMFLGESGSGHVVVMDGPPDAGGRNLGVRPMEMLLLGVGGCSNFDVVSILKKSRQAVESCEAFLEAERATEDPKVFTKIHMHFVVKGRGLKEAQVKRAIELSAEKYCSASIMLGAAGVVITHDYEIIELG; encoded by the coding sequence ATGAAGGCACGCATCCAATGGGCTGGCGAAGCCATGTTCCTCGGCGAATCCGGCAGCGGTCATGTCGTGGTCATGGACGGTCCGCCCGATGCCGGCGGTCGCAACCTGGGTGTCCGGCCGATGGAAATGCTCCTACTGGGTGTTGGCGGTTGCAGCAATTTCGACGTGGTCAGCATCCTCAAGAAGTCTCGTCAGGCCGTTGAAAGCTGCGAAGCCTTCCTCGAAGCCGAGCGCGCCACCGAAGATCCGAAGGTTTTCACCAAGATCCACATGCACTTCGTGGTCAAGGGCCGCGGCTTGAAAGAAGCCCAGGTCAAACGCGCCATCGAGCTGTCTGCCGAGAAGTATTGCTCGGCGTCGATCATGCTGGGCGCGGCTGGCGTGGTCATTACCCATGACTACGAGATCATCGAACTCGGTTGA
- the speD gene encoding adenosylmethionine decarboxylase: protein MKSKLKLHGFNNLTKTLSFNIYDICYAETPQDQQAYVEYINKEYNAKRLTQILTEVVDIIGANILNIASQDYEPQGASVTILISEEPVTPTDSQIEESPGPLPEIILAHLDKSHITVHTYPEIHPDDGIATFRVDIDVSTCGVISPLKALNFLIHQFDSDIVTVDYRVRGFTRDVEGKKHFIDHEINSIQNYLSEDTRDAYQMTDVNVYQENLFHTKMLLKNFELDNYLFGDATSNLSSEQRAQVTERVKHEMLEIFYARNMPS from the coding sequence GTGAAAAGCAAACTCAAGCTCCACGGGTTCAATAACCTGACAAAGACCTTGAGCTTCAACATCTATGACATCTGCTACGCGGAAACCCCGCAAGACCAGCAGGCTTACGTCGAGTACATCAATAAAGAGTACAACGCGAAGCGCCTGACGCAGATCCTCACAGAAGTTGTCGATATCATTGGCGCCAACATCCTGAACATTGCCAGTCAGGACTATGAACCCCAGGGCGCCAGTGTCACGATTCTGATCTCCGAAGAGCCGGTGACCCCGACCGACAGTCAGATCGAAGAGTCCCCGGGCCCGCTGCCTGAAATTATCCTGGCCCACCTCGACAAGAGCCACATTACGGTGCACACCTACCCGGAAATCCATCCGGACGATGGCATCGCGACATTCCGTGTGGACATTGATGTGTCGACCTGTGGCGTCATTTCACCGCTCAAGGCGCTCAACTTCCTGATTCACCAGTTCGATTCGGACATCGTGACCGTGGATTATCGTGTGCGCGGCTTCACCCGTGACGTAGAAGGCAAAAAGCACTTCATCGACCACGAGATCAACTCGATTCAGAACTACCTTTCCGAAGACACCCGCGACGCGTACCAGATGACCGACGTGAACGTGTACCAGGAAAACCTGTTCCACACCAAAATGCTGCTGAAGAACTTCGAACTGGATAACTACCTGTTCGGCGACGCTACCAGCAACCTGTCTTCTGAGCAGCGTGCCCAGGTGACCGAGCGTGTTAAACACGAAATGCTGGAAATCTTCTACGCGCGCAACATGCCGAGCTAA
- the coq7 gene encoding 2-polyprenyl-3-methyl-6-methoxy-1,4-benzoquinone monooxygenase, with protein sequence MTTQRHYSPIDRLLLQADAAMRTLLPFSGQPYRPSPAIVQPDAQMSDEDTRHVAGLMRINHTGEVCAQALYQGQALTAKLPQVRAAMEHAAEEEIDHLVWCEQRIKQLGSHTSILNPLFYGMSFGIGAVAGLISDKVSLGFVAATEHQVCKHLNEHLEQLPAEDEKSRAILEQMRIDEEHHAESALEAGGLRFPAPVKFGMSLMAKVMTKSTYRI encoded by the coding sequence ATGACTACCCAACGTCACTACTCGCCGATTGACCGTCTTCTGCTGCAAGCCGATGCCGCGATGCGTACCTTGCTGCCCTTCAGTGGCCAGCCGTACCGTCCTTCGCCCGCTATCGTGCAGCCGGATGCGCAAATGAGCGACGAAGACACCCGGCACGTCGCCGGCCTGATGCGCATCAACCATACCGGCGAAGTCTGTGCCCAGGCGCTGTATCAGGGTCAGGCCCTGACCGCCAAGCTGCCGCAAGTGCGCGCAGCCATGGAACATGCCGCCGAAGAAGAAATCGACCACCTGGTCTGGTGCGAACAACGCATAAAACAGTTAGGCAGCCACACCAGCATTCTCAATCCGCTGTTCTATGGCATGTCGTTCGGGATCGGCGCGGTAGCAGGGTTGATCAGCGATAAAGTCAGCTTGGGTTTCGTTGCTGCCACCGAGCATCAGGTCTGCAAACACCTGAACGAACACCTTGAGCAACTGCCGGCCGAGGACGAAAAGTCCCGGGCGATCCTCGAGCAGATGCGCATTGATGAAGAACACCACGCCGAAAGCGCGCTGGAGGCTGGAGGTTTGCGCTTCCCGGCACCGGTGAAGTTCGGCATGAGCCTGATGGCCAAGGTCATGACCAAGAGTACTTACCGGATCTGA
- a CDS encoding histidine triad nucleotide-binding protein has protein sequence MDTLFTKIINREIPAKIIYEDDQVLAFHDIAPQAPVHFLVIPKKAVRTLNDLTEDDKALAGHLLFTAQRLALELGCEEGFRVVMNCNPLGGQTVYHIHMHVLGQRQMHWPPG, from the coding sequence GTGGATACTCTGTTCACCAAGATCATCAACCGGGAAATCCCGGCCAAGATCATTTACGAGGACGACCAGGTACTGGCCTTCCACGACATCGCCCCACAGGCACCGGTGCATTTTCTGGTGATCCCGAAAAAAGCGGTGCGCACGCTTAACGACCTGACCGAGGACGACAAGGCATTGGCGGGGCATCTTCTGTTCACCGCCCAGCGTCTGGCCCTGGAGCTGGGTTGCGAAGAGGGCTTCCGCGTGGTCATGAATTGCAATCCACTGGGTGGGCAGACCGTCTATCACATTCATATGCATGTATTGGGTCAGCGCCAAATGCATTGGCCTCCGGGCTGA
- a CDS encoding SDR family oxidoreductase: MTRYALITGASSGIGLAMAEALARRGRSLILVARQRDQLESIAIELTQRFGVEVLFRACDLGEPLRLSGFLLELEEGDRQIDLLVNCAGIGTCGPFLAQDWMTEQDLIEVNILALTRLCHAIGNSMALQGGGQILNVASVAAFHPGPWMSTYYASKAYVLHFSEGLRVELKKCAVKVSVLCPGPTRTAFFRTAQLDAGKLIDSKMLMSPEEVALYTVRALEKNRAIIIPGRCNRWRAFLPRLGSRWLTRTIAGMVNKAYCPR, translated from the coding sequence ATGACCCGTTACGCTCTGATCACTGGCGCTTCCAGCGGCATCGGCCTGGCGATGGCCGAAGCGCTGGCCCGGCGCGGACGCAGCCTGATTCTGGTGGCCCGTCAGCGTGATCAGCTGGAAAGTATTGCGATTGAACTGACTCAACGTTTTGGCGTGGAAGTGTTGTTCCGAGCCTGTGACCTCGGCGAGCCGCTACGGCTGTCCGGTTTTCTGCTGGAGCTGGAGGAAGGTGACCGACAGATCGATTTGCTGGTCAACTGCGCCGGCATCGGCACTTGCGGCCCTTTCCTGGCTCAGGACTGGATGACCGAGCAGGACCTGATCGAAGTGAACATCCTCGCGCTCACTCGCCTGTGTCACGCGATCGGCAACAGTATGGCGCTGCAGGGCGGCGGGCAAATTTTGAATGTCGCCTCGGTGGCGGCTTTCCATCCGGGCCCGTGGATGAGTACTTATTACGCCAGCAAGGCTTATGTGCTGCACTTTTCCGAAGGGTTGCGCGTCGAACTGAAAAAATGCGCGGTCAAGGTCTCGGTGCTCTGCCCCGGCCCTACCCGTACGGCGTTTTTCCGCACCGCGCAATTGGACGCCGGCAAACTGATCGACAGCAAAATGCTGATGAGCCCCGAGGAAGTCGCGCTCTATACCGTGCGGGCGCTGGAGAAAAATCGCGCCATCATTATTCCGGGTCGATGCAACCGCTGGCGCGCCTTCCTGCCGCGGCTCGGCTCGCGCTGGCTGACCCGGACAATCGCCGGCATGGTCAACAAGGCTTACTGCCCGCGCTGA
- a CDS encoding DUF805 domain-containing protein: MSENRFKILFDGALLPGVAVTTAKLNLAELFKSDVAAIERLFSGKPVALKRDLSQVDAQTYLQALTKTGIDARIESEPSIELNLSDVHEHAPAVAADPESPYAPPQATVGEALPAFSTLKPFSFEGRIGRLRYLAWTMSLTLVTLSVGAVLAVFGLALISTDSTAGLILGGLLAFILFVALAFVSIQFSVQRLHDIGWSGWLWLLTLVPFVGSIFPFVMMIAPGNNTANRYGAPPPPNSTAVKVLSSLWLVFIAILFIGGLTGGLTTLQSEYESATQSSYESDSVTTEEIEDQTAVEAEPAPNSADDAAEVAQPPVDSAKE, from the coding sequence ATGAGCGAAAACCGTTTCAAGATCCTGTTCGACGGCGCTCTGCTGCCAGGTGTTGCTGTCACCACCGCCAAGCTCAATCTCGCCGAGTTGTTCAAAAGCGATGTGGCTGCCATCGAGCGGCTGTTCAGTGGCAAGCCGGTTGCGCTCAAACGCGACCTGTCGCAGGTCGATGCGCAGACTTATCTCCAGGCGCTGACCAAAACCGGTATCGATGCCCGGATCGAATCCGAACCCTCGATCGAGCTGAACCTGTCTGACGTTCATGAACACGCCCCTGCCGTCGCGGCAGATCCCGAATCCCCTTACGCACCACCCCAGGCTACCGTTGGGGAAGCCTTGCCTGCGTTTTCCACACTCAAGCCGTTCAGCTTCGAGGGTCGGATCGGTCGCTTGCGTTATCTGGCCTGGACGATGTCGCTGACGCTGGTGACCCTTAGCGTTGGCGCTGTGCTTGCTGTTTTCGGCTTGGCCCTCATCAGTACGGACTCGACCGCTGGCCTGATTCTCGGTGGCTTGCTGGCCTTTATTCTCTTCGTGGCGCTCGCGTTCGTCAGCATTCAGTTCAGTGTCCAGCGCCTGCATGATATTGGCTGGTCTGGCTGGCTCTGGCTGCTTACCCTCGTGCCGTTCGTGGGCAGCATCTTTCCGTTCGTGATGATGATTGCTCCGGGAAATAACACCGCCAATCGATACGGTGCGCCACCACCGCCCAACAGCACCGCGGTCAAGGTCCTGTCTTCACTGTGGCTGGTGTTTATCGCGATCCTGTTCATCGGCGGACTGACCGGTGGCCTTACTACCCTCCAGAGCGAATACGAAAGCGCCACCCAGAGCAGCTATGAAAGTGACTCCGTGACCACCGAAGAGATCGAAGATCAAACCGCCGTAGAAGCAGAGCCAGCGCCAAATTCAGCCGACGATGCAGCCGAAGTAGCCCAGCCCCCTGTAGACTCTGCGAAAGAATGA
- a CDS encoding nitronate monooxygenase family protein, with amino-acid sequence MSLPALLEQRLRLPVVAAPMFLISNPQLVLACCRNGVVGSFPALNQRESSGFKAWLEEIEAGLATLENPAPYAVNLIVHNSNPRLQADLAICIEHKVPIVITSLGAVKELVDAVHSYGGLVFHDVTTRRHAEKAAEAGVDGLIAVAAGAGGHAGTWSPFSLIAEIRQFFDKTLLLAGCLNHGHEILAAQLLGADLAYFGTRFIGTTESHAPDAYKEMLLTSRAADIVHTPAVSGVPASFMRQSLEAAGFDMAALQGKGQVDFGSKLKPINDEAKAWKTVWSAGQGVGEIDDLPSVDQLVARLDAEYRKALELAAALPKRWPR; translated from the coding sequence ATGTCGCTGCCCGCTCTGCTCGAACAACGCCTGCGTCTGCCTGTGGTGGCAGCGCCAATGTTCCTGATCTCCAACCCACAACTGGTGCTCGCCTGCTGCCGTAATGGCGTGGTGGGCAGCTTTCCTGCGCTGAACCAGCGCGAGAGCAGCGGCTTCAAGGCCTGGCTGGAAGAGATCGAAGCAGGGTTGGCGACACTGGAGAATCCGGCGCCTTATGCGGTGAACCTGATCGTCCACAACAGCAACCCGCGACTGCAAGCGGACCTGGCGATCTGCATCGAGCACAAAGTGCCGATTGTGATCACCAGCCTCGGAGCTGTGAAAGAACTGGTCGATGCAGTGCACAGCTATGGCGGTCTGGTGTTCCATGACGTGACGACTCGTCGCCACGCAGAGAAAGCCGCCGAGGCCGGGGTCGACGGTTTGATCGCCGTGGCAGCGGGCGCCGGTGGACACGCCGGAACCTGGAGCCCGTTCTCGCTGATTGCCGAGATCCGCCAATTCTTCGACAAGACCCTGCTGCTGGCCGGTTGCCTGAACCACGGCCACGAGATTCTCGCGGCACAACTGCTCGGTGCGGATCTGGCCTACTTCGGAACGCGATTTATCGGCACCACCGAAAGTCATGCGCCTGACGCCTATAAAGAGATGCTGCTGACTTCCAGAGCCGCGGACATCGTCCATACTCCAGCGGTGTCGGGAGTACCGGCGAGCTTTATGCGTCAGAGCCTTGAGGCTGCGGGTTTCGACATGGCAGCGCTGCAAGGCAAGGGCCAGGTAGACTTCGGCTCCAAACTCAAGCCCATTAACGATGAAGCCAAAGCCTGGAAAACCGTCTGGTCCGCGGGCCAGGGTGTCGGCGAGATCGATGACCTGCCGAGTGTCGATCAATTGGTCGCTCGCCTTGATGCCGAGTACCGCAAAGCGCTGGAGCTAGCGGCAGCGCTGCCCAAGCGCTGGCCACGCTGA
- the hemJ gene encoding protoporphyrinogen oxidase HemJ — translation MLYLWLKALHIVSMVCWFAGLFYLPRLFVYHAQSEDTVSKERFSIMERKLYRGIMGPAMIATLIFGIALIGLNPSIFSQGAWIHAKLTLVVILIGYHHMCGAQVKRFARGENTRSHVFYRWFNEVPVLILLAIVILVVVRPF, via the coding sequence ATGCTTTATCTGTGGCTCAAAGCGCTTCACATCGTCAGCATGGTCTGCTGGTTTGCCGGCCTGTTCTACCTGCCGCGCCTGTTCGTTTATCACGCCCAGAGCGAAGACACCGTCAGCAAAGAACGCTTCAGCATCATGGAGCGCAAGCTGTACCGCGGCATCATGGGGCCGGCGATGATCGCCACCTTGATTTTCGGCATCGCACTGATCGGCCTGAACCCAAGCATATTCAGTCAAGGTGCGTGGATTCACGCCAAGTTGACCCTTGTGGTGATCCTGATCGGCTACCACCACATGTGTGGCGCCCAGGTGAAACGCTTTGCCCGTGGCGAGAACACCCGCAGTCATGTCTTTTATCGCTGGTTCAATGAAGTGCCGGTTCTGATATTGCTGGCCATTGTAATTCTGGTCGTCGTTCGGCCGTTCTAA
- the argC gene encoding N-acetyl-gamma-glutamyl-phosphate reductase, producing the protein MVKVGIVGGTGYTGVELLRLLAQHPQAEVVVITSRSEAGLAVADMYPNLRGHYDGLAFSVPDIKTLGACDVVFFATPHGVAHALAGELLAAGTKVIDLSADFRLQDADEWAKWYGQPHGAPELLEEAVYGLPEVNREQIKQARLIAVPGCYPTATQLGFLPLLEAGLADTTRLIADCKSGVSGAGRGASVGSLYSETSESMKAYAVKGHRHLPEIRQGLRRAAGKDVGLTFVPHLTPMIRGIHSTLYATVVDRSVDLQALFEKRYANEPFVDVMPAGSHPETRSVRGANVCRIAVHRPQDGDLVVVLSVIDNLVKGASGQAVQNMNILFGLDERLGLSHAGMLP; encoded by the coding sequence ATGGTCAAGGTCGGTATCGTCGGCGGCACGGGTTACACCGGTGTCGAACTGCTGCGTCTGTTGGCGCAGCACCCGCAAGCTGAAGTGGTCGTCATCACTTCCCGATCCGAGGCCGGTCTGGCCGTGGCTGATATGTATCCGAACCTGCGCGGTCATTACGACGGTCTGGCGTTCAGCGTTCCGGACATCAAAACGCTGGGCGCTTGCGACGTGGTGTTCTTCGCCACGCCCCACGGTGTTGCCCATGCGCTGGCTGGCGAACTGTTGGCGGCCGGGACCAAAGTCATCGACCTGTCGGCGGACTTCCGTCTGCAAGACGCTGATGAGTGGGCCAAGTGGTACGGTCAGCCGCACGGCGCGCCGGAGCTGCTGGAAGAGGCGGTTTACGGTTTGCCGGAAGTCAATCGCGAGCAAATCAAGCAGGCTCGCCTGATCGCTGTGCCGGGTTGCTACCCGACTGCTACGCAATTGGGTTTCCTGCCATTGCTTGAAGCCGGCCTGGCCGACACCACCCGTTTGATCGCCGACTGCAAATCCGGTGTCAGTGGTGCCGGTCGTGGCGCGTCTGTAGGTTCGCTGTACTCCGAGACGTCGGAAAGCATGAAGGCTTACGCCGTAAAAGGTCACCGTCACCTGCCGGAAATCCGCCAGGGCCTGCGTCGCGCAGCGGGCAAGGACGTCGGTCTGACTTTCGTTCCGCACCTGACGCCAATGATTCGAGGCATCCACTCGACGCTCTACGCGACGGTCGTGGATCGCTCGGTGGATCTGCAGGCGCTGTTTGAAAAGCGTTATGCCAACGAACCGTTCGTCGATGTCATGCCCGCTGGCAGCCATCCGGAAACCCGCAGCGTGCGCGGTGCCAACGTTTGCCGCATTGCGGTGCATCGTCCACAGGATGGTGACCTGGTGGTGGTGTTGTCGGTGATCGACAACCTGGTCAAAGGCGCGTCGGGGCAGGCGGTGCAGAACATGAACATCCTGTTCGGGCTGGATGAGCGCCTGGGCTTGTCTCACGCTGGCATGTTGCCGTAA
- a CDS encoding transposase domain-containing protein produces MSVAQDLSAVLDFAEQPLSRLEVFTDHIPHDWITAAAALADKATIRRRRLPSDVVLWLVVGMALFRGEPI; encoded by the coding sequence ATGTCTGTTGCTCAGGATTTAAGCGCGGTTTTGGATTTTGCTGAGCAACCGCTCTCTCGCCTTGAGGTGTTCACCGATCATATTCCTCATGATTGGATTACCGCGGCGGCCGCTCTGGCGGATAAAGCCACGATCCGACGTCGGCGCTTGCCTTCGGACGTAGTCCTTTGGCTGGTAGTCGGGATGGCACTTTTCAGAGGTGAGCCAATAG
- the erpA gene encoding iron-sulfur cluster insertion protein ErpA yields MSVESFTPTALQFTHGAAHKVKSLVDEEGNDRLKLRVFVTGGGCSGFQYGFTFDEEVADDDTIVEREGVSLVVDPMSFQYLAGAEVDYQEGLEGSRFVIKNPNASTTCGCGSSFSI; encoded by the coding sequence ATGAGCGTCGAATCCTTCACCCCCACGGCTTTGCAATTCACCCACGGTGCCGCGCACAAGGTGAAGAGCCTAGTCGATGAAGAGGGGAATGATCGCTTGAAGCTGCGCGTATTCGTTACGGGCGGCGGTTGTTCAGGTTTTCAGTACGGCTTCACCTTCGATGAAGAAGTGGCCGATGACGACACCATTGTCGAGCGCGAAGGGGTGAGCCTGGTCGTTGATCCGATGAGCTTCCAGTACCTGGCAGGTGCCGAGGTGGATTATCAGGAAGGTCTGGAAGGTTCGCGCTTCGTGATCAAGAATCCGAACGCCAGCACCACGTGTGGCTGCGGCTCTTCGTTCTCGATCTGA
- a CDS encoding anhydro-N-acetylmuramic acid kinase, with translation MTLYIGVMSGTSLDGLDIALVELAPAIKLIATHYTPMPDSLRTELLGLCASGPDEIARSAIAQQNWVKLAAQGIHTLLDQQNLNPEDIRAIGSHGQTIRHEPARGFTVQIGNPALLTELTSITVVSDFRSRDVAAGGQGAPLVPAFHEALFEERAGNRAVLNVGGFSNLSLIEPGKPVAGFDCGPGNVLLDAWIHQQHGDNFDRDGQWAASGKVEPVLLNELLSDPFFVTKGPKSTGREVFNLPWLTQHLSKLSTFAAEDVQATLLELTALTIVESLQSAQSDTQELLVCGGGAHNATLMSRLASLLPNTKVSSTAAYGVDPDWVEAMAFAWLAHCCLEGIAANRPSVTGARGLRVLGAIYPA, from the coding sequence ATGACGCTCTATATAGGTGTGATGTCCGGGACCAGCCTCGATGGCCTGGACATTGCGCTGGTCGAGCTGGCCCCGGCGATCAAACTGATCGCCACGCACTACACCCCAATGCCTGACTCCCTGCGCACCGAGCTGCTTGGCTTGTGCGCCAGCGGCCCGGACGAGATTGCCCGCTCCGCCATCGCTCAGCAAAACTGGGTGAAATTGGCAGCACAAGGCATTCATACCCTCCTCGACCAACAAAACCTGAACCCCGAAGACATTCGCGCGATTGGCAGCCACGGCCAGACCATTCGCCACGAACCGGCGCGTGGCTTCACCGTGCAGATCGGCAATCCCGCCCTTCTGACCGAGTTGACCAGCATCACCGTGGTCAGCGACTTCCGCAGCCGCGATGTTGCGGCTGGCGGACAAGGTGCCCCACTGGTCCCAGCCTTTCACGAAGCGTTGTTTGAAGAGCGCGCAGGCAATCGCGCGGTATTGAACGTTGGCGGTTTCAGCAACCTCAGCCTGATTGAACCTGGCAAGCCTGTTGCGGGTTTCGACTGTGGCCCGGGCAATGTCTTGCTGGATGCGTGGATTCACCAGCAACACGGCGACAACTTTGATCGCGATGGCCAATGGGCTGCCAGCGGCAAGGTCGAACCGGTTCTGCTGAACGAACTGCTGAGTGATCCATTTTTCGTGACCAAAGGCCCAAAGAGCACCGGCCGCGAAGTGTTCAACCTGCCATGGCTGACACAGCATCTATCGAAACTGTCGACCTTCGCCGCCGAAGACGTGCAGGCAACCCTGCTCGAACTGACCGCCCTGACCATCGTCGAGTCACTGCAAAGCGCTCAATCAGATACCCAGGAACTGTTGGTCTGCGGCGGCGGCGCCCACAACGCCACGCTGATGAGCCGCTTGGCCAGCTTGCTGCCGAACACCAAGGTCAGCAGCACCGCGGCTTACGGTGTAGACCCCGACTGGGTCGAAGCCATGGCCTTCGCCTGGCTGGCCCATTGCTGCCTTGAAGGCATCGCTGCCAATCGCCCTAGCGTCACCGGCGCCCGTGGCCTGCGCGTACTCGGCGCCATTTACCCTGCCTGA
- a CDS encoding peptidoglycan DD-metalloendopeptidase family protein — MTKESSKAPPLYPKTHLLAASGIAALLSLALLVFPSSDVEAKKTTLSLELESPAEQLTQDQDAAEAVQATNEPAASPFAQIENSAEEPQETAQAAPAPAPVIEEKKSPNHREVIVSKGDTLSTLFEKVGLPAASVHEVLASDKQAKQFSQLKHGQKLEFELSPDGQLTNLHSKVSDVESITLTKNDKGYAFNRITAKPTVRSAYVHGVINSSLSQSAARAGLSHSLTMDMASVFGYDVDFAQDIRQGDEFDVIYEQKVVNGKAVGNGPILSARFTNRGKTYTAVRYTNKQGNSSYYTADGNSMRKAFIRTPVDFARISSKFSMGRKHPILNKIRAHKGVDYAAPRGTPIKAAGDGKVLLAGRRGGYGNTVIIQHGNTYRTLYGHMQGFAKGVQTGSSVKQGQVIGYIGTTGLSTGPHLHYEFQVNGVHVDPLGQKVAMADPISKAERARFLAQSQPLMARMDQEKSTQLASSKR; from the coding sequence ATGACCAAAGAATCGTCTAAAGCGCCGCCGCTTTACCCGAAGACCCACCTGCTCGCAGCAAGTGGCATCGCCGCCCTTCTGAGCCTGGCGCTTTTGGTATTTCCTTCCAGTGATGTTGAAGCCAAAAAGACGACCCTGAGTCTTGAACTGGAAAGCCCTGCCGAACAACTGACACAAGATCAAGACGCTGCCGAGGCCGTCCAGGCCACAAATGAGCCAGCAGCTTCCCCTTTCGCTCAGATCGAAAACAGCGCCGAAGAACCCCAGGAAACCGCTCAGGCCGCGCCCGCGCCGGCGCCTGTGATCGAAGAAAAAAAGTCTCCAAACCACAGGGAAGTGATCGTGTCCAAAGGCGATACACTCTCCACACTGTTCGAGAAAGTCGGCCTTCCAGCAGCTTCAGTGCATGAGGTGCTGGCCAGTGACAAGCAGGCCAAGCAGTTCAGCCAACTCAAACACGGCCAGAAACTTGAATTCGAACTGAGCCCCGATGGCCAGCTGACCAATCTGCACAGCAAGGTCAGCGATGTCGAAAGCATCACCCTGACCAAGAATGACAAGGGTTATGCATTCAACCGCATTACCGCCAAGCCGACCGTGCGCTCTGCCTACGTTCATGGTGTGATCAACAGTTCGCTGTCGCAGTCCGCTGCACGCGCCGGTTTGTCCCACAGCCTGACCATGGACATGGCCAGCGTGTTTGGCTATGACGTCGACTTCGCCCAGGATATTCGCCAGGGTGATGAGTTCGATGTCATATACGAACAAAAAGTCGTCAACGGCAAGGCCGTCGGCAATGGCCCAATCCTTTCCGCTCGCTTCACTAACCGCGGCAAGACCTACACCGCCGTGCGTTACACCAATAAACAAGGCAACAGCAGCTACTACACTGCTGACGGCAACAGCATGCGCAAGGCGTTTATCCGTACCCCGGTAGACTTCGCCCGTATCAGCTCGAAATTCTCGATGGGCCGCAAGCACCCGATCCTGAACAAGATCCGCGCTCACAAAGGCGTCGACTATGCAGCGCCGCGTGGCACTCCAATCAAGGCAGCCGGTGACGGCAAAGTGTTGTTGGCCGGTCGCCGTGGCGGCTACGGCAATACCGTGATCATCCAGCACGGCAACACCTACCGTACGCTTTACGGCCACATGCAGGGCTTTGCCAAAGGCGTGCAGACTGGCAGTAGCGTCAAACAAGGCCAGGTGATCGGCTACATCGGCACCACCGGACTTTCCACCGGACCGCATTTGCATTACGAGTTCCAGGTCAATGGCGTGCACGTCGACCCACTAGGCCAAAAGGTAGCGATGGCCGATCCGATCTCCAAGGCTGAACGCGCACGTTTCCTCGCCCAGAGCCAACCGCTGATGGCGCGCATGGATCAAGAAAAATCCACGCAGCTAGCTTCGAGCAAGCGCTAA